The following proteins are co-located in the Dyadobacter chenwenxiniae genome:
- the thiH gene encoding 2-iminoacetate synthase ThiH produces MSFKEKFEAYDWEEVKASIYSKTPHDVQKALLAQKRTLEDFKALISPAASSFLEPMAQLSRKLTQKRFGKTMQMYIPLYLSNECTNICTYCGFSLDNKVRRKTLSREEILREVKVIKSLGYDHVLLVTGEANQTVHTAYFKEVIQLIRPYFSQISMEVQPLETAEYEELIGLGLYSVLIYQETYHKEDYKKHHPKGKKSNFNYRLETPDRLGQAGIHKMGLGVLIGLEDWRTDSFFTAAHLQYLERTYWQTRYSLSFPRLRPFSGGLEPKVEMTDRELVQLICAYRIMNEEVEISLSTRESEQFRDHCIQLGVTSISAGSKTNPGGYAVEPGSLEQFEISDERSPVQIAEMIRERGYEPVWKDWDQIFVQ; encoded by the coding sequence ATGAGCTTTAAAGAAAAGTTTGAGGCATACGATTGGGAAGAAGTGAAGGCCAGCATTTATTCCAAAACGCCCCATGATGTGCAAAAGGCGCTGCTAGCCCAAAAACGAACATTAGAAGATTTCAAAGCGCTTATCTCCCCGGCGGCCTCAAGTTTCCTGGAACCCATGGCGCAGCTCAGCCGCAAACTGACCCAAAAGCGGTTTGGCAAAACCATGCAAATGTACATTCCGTTGTATTTATCCAATGAATGCACCAACATTTGCACTTATTGCGGGTTTAGTCTGGATAATAAAGTGCGAAGAAAAACGCTTTCACGCGAGGAAATTTTGCGTGAGGTGAAGGTGATTAAATCGCTTGGTTACGATCACGTTTTGCTGGTTACGGGCGAGGCAAACCAGACGGTGCATACAGCTTATTTCAAGGAAGTGATCCAATTGATACGACCCTATTTTTCGCAGATTTCAATGGAAGTTCAGCCCTTGGAAACCGCAGAATATGAGGAATTGATCGGGCTGGGGCTCTATTCTGTTTTAATTTACCAGGAAACATATCACAAGGAAGATTACAAAAAGCACCATCCGAAAGGGAAAAAATCAAACTTCAATTATCGCCTGGAAACGCCGGACAGGCTCGGACAAGCCGGAATCCATAAAATGGGACTGGGTGTTTTAATAGGGCTTGAAGATTGGCGCACGGATAGCTTTTTTACAGCAGCACACCTGCAATATCTCGAACGAACCTATTGGCAAACGCGTTATAGTTTATCGTTTCCAAGATTGCGGCCATTTTCCGGCGGACTGGAACCGAAGGTTGAAATGACCGACAGGGAGCTTGTACAGCTGATTTGCGCTTACCGGATCATGAACGAGGAGGTGGAAATTTCACTTTCGACGCGTGAATCCGAGCAATTTCGGGATCATTGCATTCAATTGGGCGTTACGTCCATCAGTGCGGGTTCCAAAACGAATCCGGGCGGCTATGCGGTTGAACCGGGGTCGCTGGAACAGTTCGAAATTTCGGACGAGCGCAGTCCGGTTCAGATTGCCGAAATGATCCGGGAAAGGGGTTACGAGCCGGTTTGGAAGGATTGGGACCAGATTTTTGTGCAATAA